The following proteins are encoded in a genomic region of Eulemur rufifrons isolate Redbay chromosome 18, OSU_ERuf_1, whole genome shotgun sequence:
- the MAP9 gene encoding microtubule-associated protein 9 gives MSDEVFSTTLAYTKSPRVTKRTTFQDELIRAITARSARQRSSEYSDDFDSDEIVSLGDFSDTSVDENPFKKKVNDFHISDDDEKNSLRLSFLKTKKSNSDKTKDEPVCTIKNDKEMAPDGCEDIVVNSLSESQNKDQEIEKEKIKVKPKPRILPIKISSSAENSSSFETDDHFKPLPRPRSMLKKNSHVEEKGRLEEDKETTLSEEVELHSAPSPLPRLNDRQLEAEEKAFSENVAPEVPCLTSLSSSSLKESLEDSFLPVTEGKASIKDQNEEFTQNHEDSLKSDEKEENSSSIDLVTTALEKSKESQVTDNDLEEEKEKAELSVNDDLTADPLLSKSQSILISTDAAESAKKTIEERNMKNNKSINNRASSASGRLMTSEFLKKYNSKRRTSSTTTSSHYLGTLKVLDQKASQKQSIDPKKADNIRAVVYQEWLEKKNVYLHELHRIKRIESENLRIQNEQKRAAKKEEALASFEAWKAMKEKEAKKIAAKKRLEEKNKKKTEEENAVRKGEALQAFEKWKEKKMEYLKEKNKKEKEYERAKKQKEEETVAEKKKDNLTAVEKWNERKEAFFKQKEKERINEKRKEELKRAEKKDKDKQAINEYEKWLENKERQERIERKQKKRHSFLENEELPPWSPPSRTVFSKVF, from the exons atgtcTGATGAAGTTTTTAGCACAACTTTAGCATATACAAAGAGTCCAAGAGTTACCAAAAGAACTACTTTCCAG GATGAGCTAATAAGAGCAATTACAGCTCGCTCAGCCAGACAGAGGAGTTCTGAATACTCAGATGACTTTGACAGTGATGAGATTG tttccttAGGTGATTTTTCTGATACCTCAGTAGATGAAAATCCATTCAAGAAAAAAGTGAATGATTTTCACATATCAGATGATGACGAAAAGAATTCTCTAAGACTGTCTTTTTTGAAAACCAAGAAATCGAACAGCGATAAAACCAAAGATGAGCCAGTTTGCACTATCAAAAATGATAAGGAAATGGCACCTGATGGTTGTGAAGACATAGTTGTAAATTCCTTATCTGAATCTCAAAATAAAGACCAGgaaattgaaaaagagaaaattaaagtgaaaCCTAAACCCAGAATTCTTCCAATCAAAATCTCATCTTCAG cAGAAAACAGCAGCAGTTTTGAAACAGATGACCATTTTAAACCGTTACCTCGTCCAAGGAGCATGTTAAAAAAGAATAGCCATGTGGAAGAGAAAGGTAGACTAGAAGAAGATAAAGAAACTACCCTCAGTGAAGAAGTAGAACTACATTCTGCACCTTCTCCCCTTCCAAGGCTGAATGACAGACAATTAGAAGCTGAGGAAAAAGCATTCTCTGAAAACGTTGCTCCTGAG GTTCCATGCTTAACCAgtctatcatcatcatcacttaaAGAAAGTCTTGAAGATTCCTTTTTACCAGTAACTGAGGGAAAAGCATCCATAAAAG ATCagaatgaagaattcactcaaaACCATGAAGATTCCCTGAAATcagatgaaaaagaagagaattcatCTTCGATAGACTTGGTCACTACTGCACTTGAGAAATCTAAGGAAAGTCAAGTGACTGATAATGAccttgaagaagaaaaggagaaagctgAACTGAGTGTGAATGATGACTTAACAGCTGATCCACTATTATCTAAATCTCAGAGTATCTTAATATCCACTGATGCAGCAGAATCTGCAAAg AAAACAATTGAAGAGAGAAATATGAAGAATAACAAGTCAATAAATAACAGAGCATCCAGTGCATCTGGCAG ATTAATGACCtctgagtttttaaagaaatataattctaaaagGAGAACTTCATCAACAACTACCTCTTCTCACTATTTAGGGACTTTGAAAGTCTTGGACCAAAAGGCTTCACAGAAACAGAGTATAGACCCTAAAAAGGCAGATAACATAAGGGCAGTTGTTTATCag gaatggttagaaaagaaaaatgtatatttacatgAATTGCACAGAATAAAAAGGATTGAAAGTGAAAACTTAAGGATCCAAAATGAACAG AAAAGAGCTGCTAAGAAAGAAGAAGCATTAGCATCATTTGAGGCCTGGAAagctatgaaagaaaaggaagcaaagaaaatagctgcaaaaaagaggcttgaggaaaaaaacaaaaagaaaactgaagaagaaaatgctgTGAGAAAAGGAGAAGCTCTACAA gcttttgaaaaatggaaagagaaaaagatggaatatcttaaagagaaaaataaaaaggagaaagaatatgaaagagcaaagaaacagaaagaggaggaaactgttgctgagaaaaagaaagataatttaactGCTGTTGAAAAATG gaatgaaagaaaggaagcctttttcaagcaaaaggaaaaagagagaataaatgagaaaagaaaggaagaacttaaaagagctgagaaaaaagataaagataaacaAGCTATTAATGAGTATGAAAAATGGCTG gaaaataaagaaaggcaggaaagaatTGAACGAAAACAAAAGAAACGACATTCCTTTCTTGAAAATGAGGAACTTCCTCCATGGAGCCCTCCAAGCAGAACTGTGTTCTCAAAAGTGTTTTAA